From Montipora foliosa isolate CH-2021 chromosome 6, ASM3666993v2, whole genome shotgun sequence, a single genomic window includes:
- the LOC138007690 gene encoding uncharacterized protein produces the protein MNERERRRRWIVACRLESLSVTRHTRICSKHFEGGLGPTKANPIPTIFDFPTHLQTKKVKQRQDPEERRLKGVMNASMRSATQRQSRPRPSQSKASASLNLREPTLYQENQLKHNESRMGEQISDQEMLFASSELAHNESVVDNEIDDRDLLLVKSQPELSVNPTKFKDDLLYHDEAVQTDLTADQVSKMEQAHFKLNEQRNELKRELFMEDVQRDDNSVKFYTGLPSLSCLLMLFNFLKPIANGMKYWDGKNKTQTEKYQENTDKGKPGRKRQRPLFAEFVMVLVRLRLGLLQKQMSDIFCISQPSVSKIFTTWITLLYHVFKQVLVRWPSKQLIKKYLPKCFSKYPRTRVIIDCTEIKVEKPSAPSSQKVTWSDYKSHNTFKLLVGITPSGAFSFISDLYSGAISDRAITIKSGLLEQLERRDDVMADRGFNLRDLITKKKATLNIPPFAKG, from the exons ATGAATGAGCGGGAGAGACGTCGAAGGTGGATTGTAGCATGTCGACTGGAAAGCTTAAGCGTCACAAGGCATACTCGGATATGCTCTAAGCACTTTGAAGGAGGCTTAGGGCCCACTAAGGCAAACCCTATTCCTACTATATTTGATTTTCCTACACACCTCCAGAcgaaaaaagtaaaacaacGCCAGGATCCGGAGGAGAGACGATTGAAAGGCGTGATGAATGCTTCTATGAGAAGCGCAACTCAAAGGCAAAGCAGACCTCGACCTAGCCAATCGAAGGCAAGCGCTAGTTTGAATCTCCGGGAACCGACTTTGTACCAAGAAAATCAGTTGAAACACAATGAAAGTAGAATGGGTGAGCAAATCAGTGACCAGGAGATGTTGTTTGCATCATCTGAGTTAGCTCACAATGAAAGTGTTGTGGATAATGAAATCGATGATCGCGATTTGTTGCTTGTAAAATCTCAACCAGAACTCAGCGTGAATCCTACGAAGTTTAAGGACGATTTATTATATCACGATGAAGCTGTCCAAACAGATTTAACGGCTGATCAAGTCAGCAAAATGGAGCAGGCTcactttaaattaaatgaaCAGCGAAATGAATTAAAAAGGGAACTATTTATGGAGGACGTGCAACGAGACGATAATTCAGTCAAGTTTTACACTGGCTTGCCTTCACTTTCATGTCTTCTCATGTTATTTAATTTCCTGAAGCCTATTGCAAATGGCATGAAGTACTGGGATGGAAAGAACAAGACACAAACGGAGAAATATCAG gaGAACACGGACAAGGGTAAACCTGGCCGGAAGAGACAGCGCCCTTTATTTGCCGAGTTTGTGATGGTACTGGTTCGCCTTCGATTGGGTTTGTTGCAGAAACAAATGTCAGATATATTTTGCATTTCCCAGCCATCAGTTTCAAAGATTTTTACAACATGGATAACTTTATTATATCATGTGTTCAAACAAGTGCTTGTAAGGTGGCCATCTAAACAGCTTATCAAAAAGTATTTACCAAAATGCTTTTCCAAGTATCCAAGAACACGTGTTATTATTGATTGCACAGAAATAAAGGTTGAGAAACCCAGTGCTCCCTCTTCCCAGAAAGTCACTTGGAGTGATTACAAAAGCCACAATACATTCAAACTACTTGTTGGAATTACCCCTTCGGGAGCATTTAGTTTCATCTCTGACCTTTACTCTGGTGCAATATCTGACCGTGCAATAACTATCAAGTCAGGGTTACTAGAACAGTTAGAGCGCAGGGATGATGTCATGGCTGATCGAGGATTTAACTTGAGAGACCTCATTACCAAGAAAAAGGCAACATTAAACATACCCCCATTTGCCAAGGGATAG
- the LOC138007695 gene encoding substance-P receptor-like codes for MFNETIAAATNSDSASCPEPNSNEYIKGVKAAAYIVVIFLSFFGNAVVVRVIQKNQRMHTITNYLIINMALADLLTTVLNMLPTLYFIFGGQGLWAVGGWVGDTLCKLLNFAQSVSITVSVLSLCAITFDRFFAISRPLKRVITFRVAKGIIGASWCSAIAISGPQLYVLTTTGERGLAQCVEKWAPLFDQAVAARAYTITLFVLLYALPLVTIAFLYTVIMFKLWRRQTPGQELTSNQDNKDKTNRKVLKMLVTVVIVFALSWLPLHVRMFVMFTEPDLFTCGLPYDMDFLTIFLGHANSAVNPYIYVIFNENYRRGFKTVLSVRNRGSKSVS; via the coding sequence ATGTTTAACGAAACCATTGCTGCGGCAACGAACTCAGACTCAGCGTCTTGCCCGGAGCCGAATTCAAACGAGTATATAAAGGGGGTTAAAGCGGCAGCTTACATTGTGGTAATCTTTCTATCTTTTTTCGGCAACGCGGTAGTGGTACGTGTGATCCAAAAAAACCAACGAATGCACACAATCACCAACTACCTTATTATTAACATGGCCCTGGCGGATCTCCTGACCACAGTTCTCAACATGTTACCGACGCTGTACTTTATTTTTGGCGGCCAGGGTTTGTGGGCTGTAGGAGGGTGGGTTGGCGACACACTTTGCAAATTGTTGAACTTTGCTCAGTCGGTCTCCATTACAGTTTCTGTTTTATCCTTGTGCGCGATTACCTTCGATCGCTTCTTCGCTATTTCAAGGCCTCTGAAACGAGTCATCACATTTCGGGTTGCTAAAGGAATCATTGGAGCTTCCTGGTGTTCGGCGATCGCAATCTCCGGCCCTCAACTTTACGTTTTGACAACCACCGGGGAAAGGGGTCTCGCTCAGTGCGTGGAAAAGTGGGCTCCACTTTTCGACCAAGCCGTCGCAGCTCGCGCCTACACTATTACGCTCTTTGTTCTCCTCTACGCACTTCCACTGGTAACTATCGCATTTCTTTACACAGTTATAATGTTTAAACTGTGGCGAAGACAGACGCCAGGGCAAGAGCTAACTTCAAATCAAGACAATAAAGACAAAACCAACAGAAAGGTCTTGAAAATGTTGGTAACCGTGGTCATAGTCTTCGCGTTGTCATGGCTTCCATTACACGTGCGAATGTTTGTGATGTTCACCGAACCGGATCTGTTCACTTGTGGCTTGCCGTATGACATGGACTTCCTCACAATTTTCCTTGGGCACGCCAACTCAGCCGTCAACCCATACATTTACGTGATTTTCAATGAGAATTACAGAAGAGGGTTCAAAACTGTCCTATCCGTACGTAACAGGGGTAGTAAAAGCGTATCATAA